The nucleotide sequence AAGCAGCTGACTTTGAGAGGACTCTTCATGACTAGCAGAACAAAGCTCCCAGCCAGGAAACACAGTAGCGCGAATGACACATAGATGAACAACTTCAAGAAGAAAGAGGTGAGAGTCAGGCCTCCCCAGGCCAGCTGAAACACTACTGCTGCCACCACGCCCAGGCAGAAAGCCGGGACGAACCGGAAAGAGGAGCCGATAGAAGCGGTGGAGGGGGCAGACATGGGCCCCTCTTCTCCTCCGGTACTGCTACTCCCTCCAGCCAGTGGTGTAGTGGTAGTTGAGGGGGTGGGCATACTGCGACCCCACCATCCATATACGTGTCGCTACTAGTTAGGCTGAAAAGTTGGTCCGCTAGTCTATATGCCAAGTCAGAGAGGTAGGTATACTGTGTACACTCGTGTATGCCCTCGACTACAGCACTGTCTCCAAGACGAGGCATTCCCGCTCTGACATCTCCTCACCGACCCACACCGCTACGTCTTCCACGCTCCTAGCATCGGCCCGCCCGGCGGCCACAGGCACGGAGCCCCGTCAGCTTAGTCATCGACAACACGCTACTCCGGACAACACAATAGGGCACCAGGCTTGTCTTGGAATAGGCGATAGGAGCTGACAGTCACCCAGAaaacagacggagagagacCCGTGGTGACTGGATGGATGGAGCAACATCCACCGTCACCTTGGAGACAAATAGGTGGAAGGGTAGCTTAGTGACTGTTGCTAAACAACTGGGCTAGCAGGAAGCTAAACTAGGAAGCCAATATAAGTTATTGTAACCTgctttaaaacaagaaaatacataATATACAAGTAAGAGCCAGCAAATAATCTCGAATTACTGTGTGGTTTGGCTACTAAACCAAATGCAATATCgacagctagctaactagcttgtTTGCTAAGTAACCAATGCAAcatcagctaatgttagcttaacgTTACTTACATATCGTTAAAAAGGGTGTGCGATAACAACACTGTTACATTCTCGCTTTCCTCTCTGTAAAATAATGTATCGGATGCTTTGCAATGGCGAATTAAAAGTATCATAAACCCGACGAAATCTGTCTGGTCCAAAAATCCCCCGACAGCTAAAAACAAGCAACTGTTATTTCCCTCGAGCGCCAGCTGACTGACAATCTCTGTGAACGTGAAAGGGTGGCAGCCAATCAGCGCTTGTGTTAACCACGGACGGTGCGCCTGTTTTAAGAATCAATACAGCCCGAGTGGACGGGGGTTTTGTTTGAACGTTGCTGTGGATGTACTGGGAAAAATGCCAATCAACTGGGCTACAGATTGTAATAAAGCATACAAGGAGATAAAGGATCATCCCTCGTTTCTCTGACCATTGATTTTGGTTTAAATTGCTGTCTGGCATTATAAAATAAACTCCTTTCCGTTTTGTGGTACAATGGCATCATAAagtgtaaatacaaaataatgtttttacagtaatgaCAAATCATATTTCAGCCATATCCACCTCAGATAATTTCACACATATTACTCTGGACATCTACTGGATATTATTTCGTGTTCTCCTtctatattttctaaaataataataataataaataaagattattaaaGTAGAAAACTTGTGACTGACACAAAATGACTGGCCATTATTTATCCCTAAAGGCTTGATATTAATAAAGGAAACTATATGAGGAAAAAACAGCTTCCTCTCCTCAGAGAGTAATACAGCTATTTTAATCTAtgaatttataataaaataaatgaatggcAGCAGATTACATTTCAGTAGTTTcagtatataaaacaatatGACAGATATATCAGggttttttatgttcattttggACTGACATGCAAATATTTGCCTTCAACACAACAAGTGGGAGATATCAAAGTCCAAAACATTCCCCATATCCTTCTTGTGATTATAACTAAGAGGCTGATGTAAGCATTGCCACTTGGCAGGTGGTGTTTATGTTAAATCACACATGATCAGTAATACATAAAGTGTGCAAAAGCTTATGGGTGAGGTTAAAATATAGATATCCTTGACTGTGTAATATTTACAGTTGGTCAGGTCTTAAAGGTGATCATGCAAGAATATGAAATAATTCAGTGGACAAGAGGAAGTGTttccttgttttatttcatgaatCATGGTTATACTGCAAATGGCAGAGAAATAAAGCTGGATGTATGCTCACAAGCGGAGTTGTTAATAATAACCTGTAAGTGTGAGATGAAGTATAGAGTATACTAAAACCCTAAAAAGAATCctttatatttgtaattttgtttaaaaaataataataataattttaaccTCAAGTCACTTGTAACATCTTAAGAAATAACTATTGTTGTGTACCGTCCTCTGTTTTCAGTCATGTCATGgtattcttttatttcaatTGTTTGTGAAACAAGGGCAATTTATGTTAATCTTCATAACATTTGGGCAAACTCCCAGTACTGAGCTCAGCTGCTCCTTTTATCACTTTTAACACTTCTTCAGTTCTTGTTACAGCCATTTTCGATGACATGATAATGGCTCCTTTCACCGCCTTCAGTACAATCTTTCTGCCTGTGtctcgcacacacactgacatcagATTTCCCTTTTCTCCACCAAAAcagacagctgtgtgtgcatgctacTTCCCCTTGCAACATTCATGTCTCTAAAATAGGCAAAAAGTTTCATGAGTCCTTTTACAAGTATGTTGCAATATAAGATACTTAAGTCTTTAAAGATTGCACAATATTGTTGGAGTGTGCAGTTTCATTTATGACCAGAAATTTGGGTGATCTTTGACTCATCTTGGCTGTATTTACTCTTCTTAGTTACTGCTACGTTCCTCCATCCAGAGACATTCTGATAGCACAGGATATTTGTTGCTAGGTGTCAGTGGGGTTGATTAGTGCTTAGTGTACGAACAAGTCCACACGGGATTTGAGAGGATTATAAAATGAGATTTatgtttaagtgtgtttttaaatttgaaatatgACTTCACACCAATTAATACATGTTTGCCAAGCCGTTTCTTCCCACAATATTCATGCCAAGAAGATTTGATTTCTGCTTGCGTCTGATCTAGGAAGGTGGTCTGCGATGAACAGCATTGGGGTCGTCAGTGGGGTCAGTTTTGAAGTCAGTGGGACGCAACTTCATGATGCTGGTCTTAAGGGAGTACCACCACCCTCTCCAAGTGTACCAGACTACACCATCATCTGTCAACGCACTGTAGTGCCCATTGGGGTAGTATATGCCATTAAGATGGGCTGAGTGACACCTAGAGAAAGATATCATGAAGAGGAAAgaatatttagtcattttttactCTAATGAATGACTGTGCTTGAGACTGTGGCTGTGAATGCATATGGTGTGCATCTAGGGGAAGGGCAGATTCTTTTATCATGAAACCCGTACTTGTTGAACCACCAGCCTCCTTTGTCTTCCTGGGCGCAGTTTCCTTTGTAGTTATCATTGTCTTGGTCGTAGGTGCTGAATTTGATGCCCTGGTGACTGGCCCACTCTGACACATCAACCTGATGACTTCCAGACAGGGCATCTCCAGCTGTACCGACATAGGTTCCAAAGGTAAGTCGGTAGTGGTCCTGCAGTGAGAGAAACGAGGAGAGCTGGTCAACTTGCATGAGcttaaaaatgaaaggaaaagtttgaaattttggaaaatacacttattcactttcttgatcgttagatgagaaaatcaataccactctcatgtctgcgtCATGTCTGTGCACTAAATGTTAAGTTTCAGGATGTCACTGGGGAGGCCAAGAAATAGCATTAGCTCTTAGCTCCCAGTAAACCACAATGTGTTTTAATACTTTGTTTTTGCAGGGTTTAGAAAAAAAGGTACAATGTGTTGTGTACTGAGCTTTATAGGTGTTGGTAGGCAAATTTTTATTctttgcacagagccaggctagctgtttccctctgtttccagtctttatgctaagctaagctaaccagtttGCTGGCTGTAGAAAATGTTTAGAGTACATGAAAGtagtatcagtcttctcatctacctcATGGCAAGAAAGCAGATCATTTCCCAGGATGTTGACGATTCCTTTAAGCCTGCACACAAGGGAGAAAGACGGAAACTACCTTATgtaaacacatgaaaacaagaTGATTAGATACACCAAGTAGTTACTATACACCAGATTTAAGGTTCATTTCCTCAGAATTATCACACTGTTGTATATTTTTACCCCCTAAAAATATTAAgtctaatatttaatttttctctaTATTTTAGTGGCCAGTCAGCATCATCACCTTTTCATTGGCCAATTTGAAGTTCTTGTATTCGGCATAGCGCTGGTAACCATCAAAGTCTTCCAGGTTAATCCTCAGAGAATAATTCCCTGTAACAGACAAACAATAAAGCATATCCTATCAACACAAGAATAATaattgttggtgttttttttttttgttttttggctacttgggggcagcagaacaagctggatggcattgccctggcctccggCATCACTGTGGGGAACCTCGGAGttgtctttgatcaggatttgtccttgaactcccacatgaaacagacttcaaggactgccttctttcacctacgtaacattgcaaaaatcagctcataataccttattacccgactagaacactgcgctcccaggatgcagggttacttgtggttcctagagtctccaaaagtagaatgggagccagagccttcagttaccaagctcctctcctgtggaatcaggtcccagtttgggttcgggaggcagacaccatctccacatttaagagtcggcttaagactttcctctttgataaagcttatagttagggctggcttgagTGAGCCCTGAaacatcccttagttatgctgctataggcctagactgccaggagacttcccatgatgcacctctttcctctctcctcctctctctctccatctgtatgcatttttatcccattattgcatgttactaactcgacatcttctctctcccgcagttttgtgctttctcgtttctttcctctctccttctgtcgctttcagcaggtttgtctgcctctggagctgcagagtctggatctgtggttgtgggccacctgctgcccccgtgttcctgctcgacaactgctactacagttgttgttattggtcgTGTTATGATTATTGTCATTactattcctatgactatcaatcctgttattattactttattaatattaatattaccattaccattacattattactattttaaaattctaggtggaatttgcattgtgcttctctctcccccaccccccttctctctctctctctctctctctctctctctctctctctctcaaaaaaaaaacacggcagtggcggagggccacccaccattgtgtctggttctgtccaaggtttctgcctgttaaaaggaagtttttcttgccactgtcaccaagtgcttgctcatggtgggatttgttgggtctctgtaaataatattacggtctagacctgctctataggaaaagtgcaatgagataacttctgttatgaagtggcactatatgaataaagttgaattgaattgaattgctgaacatgttagcaaacagctacAACTATTTACACACCCAACAAACacatagcaacattagcattcatttagagttatGTTTCTGGTGACATGATGAAtccaagtccaatattcactcttctcctagctctgtttttggtctcctcttactcctgagaaaaatatctggatctttagctactaaatgctccattatgttcacctgctagtcgctaactttgtctgcatGCTGtttgctgagcaggtagcataTAGCGGGTTATTCTGATATTTCTTCCTGGAAACAACTTCCTGCTGTTGCTGGCAATGAGACTGataagagcagtgagagtgaaacaaaacagtaaggtaaaccaaaacaattagctgaaagaccctaaaacgctctgtaaagctgagaggaactgcagagatgggtgataattctctttgagttcatcactatgagtgccaccttttacattacacatagtcatttgatccattgacAATATATGAATGTcaattactgcagctttaaattacaaaatttaacaaatgttttttagaaGTAGTGACCTTGTATAGTGATGTAATGCAGATTGTCATTTCCGAGCCAAAACTCTGCATCCATGTTTCCAAAACCATCCTTATACTCTGCCCACGACCTAATAGGTAGATAGATATCAGGTgtcagacatacatacatacataggaTGCATTGCTTTTCGTatgatttcattattttacactAATATTTATCAGACGTCACAGACACACCTGTTAAACCTCTCCGTTCCATTGATCCGTCTCTGAATGACGATCCAACCACCTCCATCACTCATATCACAGTAGACTCTGAATGGAAAAGGGCTGCcgtgtggttttattttgtagaaACCACTGGATTTGGAGCCAGAAAGAAAGAGCTGGGAgcagtctgacacacacacacaattacacacacaattACGCACTCTGCATTTGGTACATCATctggtttgtgtttctgcaaTATGAGACCTGAAATgagatgttttatgttttcaaatgttgttttccagtccTGAGATCTTGGCCCTGACCTGTGTATTGTGTGTCCTGGCTCTGGTCGGATCTGGCTTTGTCCTTGTTGCCAGGTTGGTTCAGTAGTTTCAGTTTGTGTAGGAGGAGTTCTTGTTCCTGAAGCTGGCCCTTCAGAAGCTTCTCCTGTTCCCGCAGACGAATAAACTCCTCATGGCAACTGTCTGACGCCTACACATTTGGATTGCTACATTAGTTAGGATCTTCACTTTATTCATTCCCTTCATTAATTTTCTGAGATCAAAATATGCATAGAGTGAAACATATTTATTAAAGAAAGAGAGTAGTCTGCAGAAAACTACAGTATTTCTTCTACTTtcttatatttgttttaatcaaattGCTCTTCCTGTGATTGATCTGTAAAGTACTGGTACTTTTTCCAAGGAGAGGTGGATCCcaggaaatgtaaaatatttggatatAAAGCAGGGTGGATCACTATTGTATGCTATCAATCAGCAACAGAGTATAAAAACTTATACACTATGTCTCATAGACCCAAGATCCTAAACCTACAACTAACCCTTAaagaatattttgacatttttggaaatacacttatttgcttttttttctgagagttccaaagattgataccactttcatatctgtccagtaagtatgaagctacagccagcagacagttagcttagcttagcttgaaacagggggaaacagctaatctgtctttgtccaaaggtaacaaaatcagcctgCCAATACCTCTAAAGATCGCTAAGCATAAtattatatctcgtttgttcaatccatacaaaaaccaaaaaagtgtaaaaatgtcaagttacggttttatgggggttatgcgcaggactatttcttggctgggagcagtgacttcttTACAGTGAAGGCACAAACAAAAgagatgtaacatgttaattagtgaactttagaggagctggcagGCAGATTTAGTTATCTTCAGACAaagccaggcttgctgtttccccctgtctttatgctaagctaagctaactggctgctggctctagcttcatattttgtGTAGgctacagatatgagagtggtatcaatcttgtcCTCTAAAgttcagcaagaaagcaagtcCGTTTATTTCCAATAATGTTAaggttaaaggtttttttttttacttgcaatGTGGTGTTCACAGGTACAGAAATACAAGAACACCCTGACACAAATAAATCACACCTACCATTGGTTAACTATCCCTATTGCTGTTAAAACAGTGTGAATATTAAAACTGAGCTTGGACATTAGATAGTGTGAAAAGTAACATCCACCGTTTATCACTTTCACTGTAATTAGTCCTGCAAtttgaaaaaactaaattcataAACGTATCTCTTAACCACCTCTTTCGAAATGTACTCAAAATGCTAATCAGACCTTCCCAAATTGATCAACACTATTTTTTATGTAGTCAACAACAGTTACAGCCATACATGAAGATAGTGGACcataaccagtggtggaagatgtttttagattctttacttaaaaaagtagcaaaaccacactgtgaaaatactccactacaagtaaatgtcctgcattcaaagtatTATCAGTATCAAAAGGAAAAGTAGTCATGCGTATGCTGTAAAATGGTccttgtcagtgttttactattatatatgatgttgctggattaatattactggtgaattaatgtgtatgttgcattttactgctgtagatgtttaaggttgcactcattttaactactttatatactgttgggtagcttaatctacagcaatgggttttttgttgtttttttagtttatttagctttaagaagtaggagaatttcctcaacccataaagcaacacttaatccttcagtttgcTCAGAAAAATTCTTATTCAAAATCACCATCCATTtgtcactggacaggaagggtatgtaATCGTGTAAAAtcgtaatctgaaaagtaaatattaacaatatctgtcagacaaatgtagcggagtaaaaagtacaatatttgcctctgagatgtagtggagcagaagtataaagttgcataaaatggaaatactcaagtgaagtacaactACCTCAAatatgtacttaagtacagcacttgagtaaatgtactactACACATTTGCCTAAGCATACAAAAAATTAAGTCAAGAAGAAGACCTGTGGCTTCGAATTGAAATATTTCTGAATTAAGAGTAAAGTAGCAAAGCAGCCTAGCTGATTGTTTGTAGAGTACTTACATAGAGAGACTGAGAGCCAGCTGTGATGACCATCAGCgctgtgagcagcagcagcgggccttccatcctcttctcttttttagATAGCACAAAACTAAAAAATCACAAGTCAAGAGACTTCTGCTTCTCAGAGTTGCGTTGGGTCTGGTCACCGTGAGCATGTCAGATTGTTAAAATGTTCCCCACACCTGGATCCAAGGAAAGCTGTGTCCAAGGAGAAACTGACGAAA is from Siniperca chuatsi isolate FFG_IHB_CAS linkage group LG8, ASM2008510v1, whole genome shotgun sequence and encodes:
- the fgl1 gene encoding fibrinogen-like protein 1; the encoded protein is MEGPLLLLTALMVITAGSQSLYASDSCHEEFIRLREQEKLLKGQLQEQELLLHKLKLLNQPGNKDKARSDQSQDTQYTDCSQLFLSGSKSSGFYKIKPHGSPFPFRVYCDMSDGGGWIVIQRRINGTERFNRSWAEYKDGFGNMDAEFWLGNDNLHYITIQGNYSLRINLEDFDGYQRYAEYKNFKLANEKDHYRLTFGTYVGTAGDALSGSHQVDVSEWASHQGIKFSTYDQDNDNYKGNCAQEDKGGWWFNKCHSAHLNGIYYPNGHYSALTDDGVVWYTWRGWWYSLKTSIMKLRPTDFKTDPTDDPNAVHRRPPS